The Oecophyllibacter saccharovorans sequence CGTCGCCCCTTCGCCGTCGCGCACGACCAGCAGGGCCAGCTCTTCCATCAGGCTGTCGAGGGCGGTGCGGAAATCATTGAGGAGGGGATCAGCGGCTGAAGAGACGGGGGGATTGTCGGCCTGGCCGGTGGCGAAAAGCAGGACCGTGTCGGAAGTTGAGGTATCGGAATCGACAGTGATGGCGTTGAAGCTGGTCTGCACGCCTTCATCCAGCAGGGTCTGGAGCACCGGCTGGGACAGACGGGCATCAGTGACGATATAGGCCAGCATGGTGGCCATGTCGGGCGCCACCATGCCCGAGCCCTTGGCGATGCCCTGCAGCACGACGGGCGTGTTGCCGATGCGCGTCTCCCGCCGGGCGGCCTTGGGGAAGGTGTCGGTGGTCATGATGGCGCGCGCAGCCTGGGCCCAGCCGTCCTCGCTCAGTGCCTGATGGGCTGCGGGCAAGGCGTCGCGAATGGGCTGGACGGGCAGGACCTCGCCGATGACGCCGGTCGAGGAGAGAAAGACGTCTTCAGGGGGGCAGTCCAGCATGGAGGCGACCGCGCCGGCACTCTGGCGGACTGTCTCCTCACCCTTTCTGCCAGTGAAGACATTGGCATTGCCGGAATTGACCAGCAGCGCGCGTGCCGTGGGCGAGCTTGCCTGGGCCATGCGGCACCATACGACCGGCGCGCCCGGGCAGCGGTTTTTCGTATAGACGCCTGCAGCGGTGGTGCCGGGGGCGAAAACCGCCAGCATCAGGTCAGGCCTGCCGC is a genomic window containing:
- the argJ gene encoding bifunctional glutamate N-acetyltransferase/amino-acid acetyltransferase ArgJ; this encodes MASTSSGAPPVSPLARPLPALSAVRGVRLGAVAAGIRYRGRPDLMLAVFAPGTTAAGVYTKNRCPGAPVVWCRMAQASSPTARALLVNSGNANVFTGRKGEETVRQSAGAVASMLDCPPEDVFLSSTGVIGEVLPVQPIRDALPAAHQALSEDGWAQAARAIMTTDTFPKAARRETRIGNTPVVLQGIAKGSGMVAPDMATMLAYIVTDARLSQPVLQTLLDEGVQTSFNAITVDSDTSTSDTVLLFATGQADNPPVSSAADPLLNDFRTALDSLMEELALLVVRDGEGATKLIEVCVEGAESDHSARQVARAIANSPLVKTAVAGEDANWGRIVMAVGKSGEPADRDRLSVAINGIWVARHGTVVEGYDAAQVDASMKQPEIRLTVDLGLGQGKARVWTCDLTHGYIDINGSYRS